The following are from one region of the Methanocella sp. genome:
- a CDS encoding flavodoxin family protein: protein MAKVIGIVGSPRPVGNTRYLVNEALKTLKQEGIEVELIPLDDKRVAPCEACNACGELLNCRIEDDFQEIFEKMKAADGIIVGSPVYFGSATPQIMALLDRAGYVGMKTRAFEHKAGAAIAVARRAGANFTFAQLNYFFFINGMIVPGSTYWNVGYGLDPEDVKDDEEAVRTVRNLAMNMAWLIKKIKA, encoded by the coding sequence ATGGCAAAAGTCATCGGCATTGTCGGAAGCCCGCGCCCCGTGGGCAACACGCGCTATCTCGTGAACGAAGCGCTGAAGACCCTGAAGCAGGAAGGCATCGAGGTCGAACTAATTCCCCTGGACGACAAGCGCGTCGCGCCCTGCGAAGCCTGCAACGCATGCGGTGAATTACTAAACTGCCGTATCGAGGACGACTTCCAGGAGATCTTCGAGAAGATGAAGGCCGCGGACGGCATCATCGTCGGGAGCCCCGTCTACTTCGGCTCCGCCACGCCCCAGATCATGGCCCTGCTCGATCGGGCCGGCTACGTTGGCATGAAGACGAGGGCTTTCGAGCATAAGGCCGGCGCTGCCATAGCCGTCGCCCGCCGGGCCGGCGCAAACTTCACCTTCGCCCAATTAAACTATTTCTTCTTCATCAACGGCATGATCGTGCCCGGCAGCACCTACTGGAACGTGGGCTACGGCCTGGACCCGGAGGACGTGAAGGATGACGAAGAGGCCGTTCGCACAGTACGCAACCTCGCGATGAACATGGCATGGCTCATAAAGAAAATAAAGGCGTGA
- a CDS encoding flavodoxin family protein: MKVLAFNGSPRKEWNTATLLKNALDGAASQGADTELVHLYDLNFQGCNSCFACKRKNGKSYGKCALKDDLTPALKKAAEADAIIMGSPIYIGYVTGVMKSFLERLIYPYLVYDVERSSLFKKKIQTGMIYTLGAPEIRVKEMGYDSNFKMIEMLLARMFGSSESLAVYDTLQFDDYSKYVASSFDPAAKAKRHEEVFPLECKKAFDMGVRFVKNAKWV, from the coding sequence ATGAAAGTACTGGCGTTTAACGGAAGCCCGAGAAAAGAATGGAACACGGCAACTCTGCTGAAGAATGCCCTGGATGGCGCTGCCTCGCAAGGCGCGGATACGGAGCTCGTACACCTGTACGATCTGAACTTCCAGGGGTGCAATAGCTGCTTCGCCTGCAAAAGAAAGAACGGTAAAAGCTACGGTAAATGCGCTTTAAAAGACGACCTCACGCCGGCCCTCAAAAAGGCCGCCGAGGCAGATGCCATCATCATGGGATCGCCAATTTACATCGGGTATGTCACAGGCGTGATGAAGTCGTTCCTGGAGCGGCTGATATATCCATACCTGGTTTATGACGTGGAAAGATCGTCGCTATTTAAAAAGAAAATACAGACCGGGATGATATACACGCTGGGAGCTCCGGAGATACGGGTAAAGGAAATGGGCTATGATTCCAATTTTAAGATGATCGAGATGCTGCTGGCAAGAATGTTCGGCTCATCGGAATCGCTGGCCGTTTACGATACGCTCCAGTTCGACGACTACTCGAAATACGTCGCGTCCTCGTTCGACCCCGCGGCGAAGGCAAAGAGGCACGAGGAAGTATTCCCGCTCGAATGCAAGAAGGCGTTCGATATGGGAGTGCGCTTTGTAAAGAACGCTAAATGGGTATGA
- a CDS encoding HAMP domain-containing sensor histidine kinase, translating to MDSALFPDMDPENMAREELITSFYRLKAFVEKYRRSEEALRMDEARLEALLALNDRAASSEEDIIAFALEEAIRLTGSQIGWMGALSPDEKMLIMHSWSKGTQEECGILDRPHSVCIENGGLWVEPILRRKPVIFNNYDHLRAKNIPYGHIPITRFMGIPVYDSGRIVAVAEVGNKASDYDTSDLRQLTLLMSGVWRIIMRKRTEDALSESKAQAELYVDFMSHDINNMNQVAMGFLELAMEKLNAGGGLEKSDTVLLEKPIETMRNSARLIDNVKKLQRLKAGTLVPAVMDIGEVLRQAADDARHKPDRHIRVDYEPVYGCFVKANELLKDIFANILGNSIKHSSPEKPLNIAIRVSSSNHWHRIIFEDDGPGIQDGRKGEVFCRLSLGKMRSMGTGLGLGLVKTLVESYQGRIWAEDRVPGDYRRGCRIVVELPEAC from the coding sequence ATGGATAGTGCGCTATTTCCGGATATGGACCCGGAGAATATGGCGAGGGAGGAGCTCATTACATCTTTTTACCGGCTGAAGGCTTTCGTAGAAAAATACCGGCGCTCGGAAGAGGCGCTGCGTATGGACGAGGCCCGGCTTGAGGCGCTGCTGGCGCTGAACGACAGGGCCGCTTCTTCCGAGGAGGATATTATCGCTTTTGCACTGGAAGAGGCAATACGCCTGACGGGCAGCCAGATCGGGTGGATGGGCGCCTTAAGCCCGGATGAAAAGATGCTGATAATGCATAGCTGGTCGAAGGGCACTCAAGAGGAGTGCGGCATCCTTGACCGGCCGCACTCGGTCTGTATAGAGAATGGCGGCCTCTGGGTCGAGCCCATTTTACGGAGAAAGCCGGTAATTTTTAACAATTACGATCATCTCCGTGCAAAGAACATCCCGTACGGCCACATACCTATCACGCGTTTCATGGGCATACCGGTCTATGATAGCGGGCGCATCGTGGCCGTTGCCGAAGTTGGAAATAAGGCATCGGATTATGACACGTCCGACCTGCGCCAGCTTACGCTTCTCATGAGCGGCGTCTGGAGGATCATCATGCGAAAGCGCACCGAGGATGCGCTTTCCGAGTCGAAGGCCCAGGCGGAGCTGTACGTGGATTTCATGAGCCACGACATTAATAATATGAACCAGGTCGCCATGGGATTTCTGGAGCTGGCGATGGAAAAGCTGAACGCGGGCGGCGGCCTGGAAAAAAGTGATACGGTACTCCTGGAGAAGCCGATAGAGACAATGCGGAACAGCGCCCGGCTCATCGATAACGTGAAGAAGCTCCAGCGCCTGAAGGCCGGTACGCTGGTGCCGGCGGTCATGGACATCGGCGAAGTGCTCCGGCAGGCTGCGGACGATGCCAGGCATAAGCCGGATCGGCATATACGCGTCGACTATGAGCCGGTCTATGGATGCTTCGTAAAGGCGAACGAACTGCTTAAAGACATTTTCGCGAACATCCTCGGTAACTCCATCAAGCATTCAAGCCCCGAAAAGCCGCTGAATATCGCCATCCGCGTATCTTCTTCGAACCACTGGCACCGTATCATTTTTGAAGATGACGGGCCCGGCATCCAGGATGGCCGTAAAGGCGAGGTTTTTTGTCGGCTGTCACTGGGAAAAATGAGGTCAATGGGGACGGGGCTGGGCCTGGGGCTCGTGAAGACGCTCGTAGAAAGCTATCAGGGCCGCATATGGGCTGAAGACCGGGTGCCCGGGGACTATCGGCGTGGCTGCCGTATCGTGGTGGAGCTGCCCGAAGCCTGTTGA
- a CDS encoding exonuclease SbcCD subunit D: protein MNFIHMADMHLGYRQYDLEQRFIDFGQTFKQAVEYAIANKVEFVLITGDLFDKRSINAPTFIQANHVLSLLKQAGIPCIAIEGNHDRRFLKDGMSWLESLEWEGLLKVIKNYDGNLMGGFVDVGKTRIFGLGFSGSMTSAAIPRIKEEITAINAQSPPEKTILMLHAGVQGKMKYGIAGDVTYEDLCQLKGTVDYLALGHYHSRYEIDDWVFNPGAPDTCSITEASELKGIYHVTDRGTKFVPLNIRKFIVLPIKVDEYKDPDTLIDAILEKLSRYGKWETPVINVIMKGTLSFDRSHLNIDTVIETIKKQSNALYVDVRFDLMNDEFRIAYLESDAFDRASIEREVFRRLARADSVLSGNSDLFAASLADVKNLAVKGADEKTLDEMVRKIHAEVKNAPPEPQDVPLAAEVIVKQPEQEIPAKPARKHGKKAQKAGQRSLDWSEGQ, encoded by the coding sequence ATGAACTTCATACACATGGCGGACATGCATCTGGGCTACAGGCAGTACGACCTGGAGCAGCGTTTTATAGACTTCGGCCAGACATTTAAGCAGGCCGTCGAGTATGCCATCGCCAATAAAGTTGAATTCGTCCTGATCACCGGGGACCTTTTTGACAAGCGGAGTATCAACGCCCCCACGTTCATCCAGGCAAACCACGTATTATCGCTGTTAAAGCAAGCCGGCATTCCCTGCATCGCCATTGAGGGAAACCACGACCGCCGATTTTTAAAGGATGGCATGTCCTGGCTGGAGTCGCTCGAATGGGAAGGCCTGCTCAAGGTAATTAAAAATTACGATGGCAACCTCATGGGCGGCTTCGTGGACGTCGGGAAGACGCGGATATTCGGGCTGGGCTTTTCCGGCTCCATGACCTCTGCGGCGATACCAAGAATAAAAGAGGAGATCACGGCCATTAATGCGCAATCGCCGCCCGAAAAAACCATACTGATGCTGCACGCGGGCGTGCAGGGCAAAATGAAATACGGCATTGCCGGCGACGTGACCTATGAGGACCTTTGCCAGCTCAAGGGCACCGTCGATTATCTTGCCCTGGGGCATTACCATAGCAGATACGAGATAGACGATTGGGTTTTCAACCCGGGTGCTCCCGATACATGTTCCATCACAGAGGCCAGTGAGCTTAAAGGCATTTATCACGTTACGGATAGGGGAACGAAATTCGTCCCCCTGAACATTAGAAAATTCATTGTTTTACCCATAAAGGTCGATGAATATAAGGACCCCGATACGCTTATCGACGCCATCCTGGAAAAGCTTTCAAGATACGGCAAATGGGAAACCCCTGTCATAAATGTCATAATGAAAGGGACGCTTAGCTTTGACAGGTCTCACCTTAACATCGATACAGTCATCGAGACCATTAAAAAGCAGTCGAACGCACTCTACGTTGACGTGCGCTTCGACCTGATGAACGACGAGTTCAGGATAGCGTACCTTGAATCCGACGCGTTTGACCGTGCCAGCATCGAGCGGGAGGTCTTCCGCCGCCTCGCAAGGGCCGACAGCGTTCTCTCAGGAAACAGCGACCTCTTCGCTGCCTCGCTCGCGGATGTAAAGAACCTGGCAGTGAAAGGCGCCGATGAGAAAACGCTTGACGAGATGGTACGTAAGATCCACGCCGAAGTGAAAAACGCCCCGCCAGAGCCTCAAGACGTACCGCTTGCAGCCGAGGTCATCGTTAAACAGCCCGAGCAGGAGATCCCTGCGAAGCCGGCAAGAAAGCACGGGAAAAAGGCGCAAAAGGCCGGACAACGGTCTCTCGACTGGAGTGAGGGACAATGA
- a CDS encoding AAA family ATPase, translating into MIIKKVSLKNIKSYGEDVIEFSEGITSIHGLNGAGKSTVLESIGYALFDSLPYKQDEFVRKGEKSGEVSVTIVGMDDIEYTITRKCGSSQSYAIRGQNGIQMEGKEDVGVKLCEILGYRVPDISQLRSLFENAVGVLQGTFVSEFLESASRRKGIFDPLLRIDEYATAHKNLLSLKNYVKDSIDEMEKEIRYLEGKSEPLEALKLEKEGLEGHISSLKGEQREKDGQIRLALKEKERYDGMENTLRDLESKRKVVFTDALYKRAYIDRIKAELKNSEEALRKLEQNEAAFKLYSSKAAEKEALEKQRAERDELLKKSNDINASMRELGVKLAECERSLKEMETFELEIKTLEPQALEQDKLDAEARRLMSEINSRDHELTQLRERMKPLKTVKGKMCPVMSGVECKSVTDFQSYYNAEISRITALKTGLEESLKVVLEGQKALKDPKLLLNTRKEALKKKSERISEHKRLQALMADKQGEQVKLVPGLSAFAALESRLKAVNDELRRLKPACDEYQQNIRIAGLATERQKELDSAAGALENKEAELKAIENALQETKAGYDTDAHASARSSCEKLRAELASLGAKIEAAGSRIGAINKELGAIEESLKKMASMKEKRTSEIDYLAFVERAREIIRMAGPEVIRVYIDLISKEATDMYCEIAGDRRFEIRWTADYDILLIEDGRERTFRQLSGGEQMSAALAVRLAVLKILTSSEIVFLDEPTQNLDESRREHLAEEIMRIKDFRQMIIISHDDTFNASLENVIEIEKLNGESKVRRRNARSQATLP; encoded by the coding sequence ATGATCATTAAAAAGGTCTCGCTTAAGAACATCAAGAGCTACGGCGAGGACGTCATCGAATTCAGCGAAGGCATTACCAGCATCCATGGCCTTAACGGCGCGGGCAAGTCCACGGTCCTCGAATCCATCGGGTATGCGCTCTTCGACTCGCTGCCCTATAAACAGGACGAGTTCGTGCGTAAAGGCGAAAAGTCGGGAGAGGTCTCGGTGACCATCGTCGGGATGGACGATATCGAATATACCATCACCCGCAAGTGTGGTTCCTCGCAATCCTACGCGATACGCGGACAGAACGGCATCCAGATGGAGGGCAAGGAAGACGTGGGCGTGAAGCTCTGCGAAATCCTGGGGTACCGGGTGCCCGATATAAGCCAGCTCCGCTCGCTATTCGAGAACGCCGTTGGCGTACTTCAGGGCACATTTGTCTCGGAGTTCCTTGAAAGCGCCAGCAGGAGGAAAGGCATCTTCGACCCGCTGCTGCGCATAGACGAATATGCCACGGCCCATAAAAACCTTCTCTCGTTGAAGAATTATGTAAAAGACAGCATCGATGAGATGGAGAAGGAAATACGGTACCTGGAAGGAAAAAGCGAGCCGCTAGAGGCGCTGAAGCTCGAAAAAGAAGGGCTGGAAGGGCACATATCCTCATTGAAGGGCGAGCAGCGGGAAAAAGACGGACAGATACGGCTCGCGCTAAAGGAAAAAGAGCGCTACGACGGCATGGAAAATACTCTGCGCGACCTGGAAAGTAAGCGAAAAGTCGTTTTTACGGATGCCCTGTATAAGCGGGCCTATATCGACCGCATAAAGGCCGAGCTTAAAAATTCGGAAGAGGCTCTGCGAAAGCTGGAGCAGAATGAGGCGGCTTTCAAGTTATACTCATCGAAGGCGGCGGAAAAAGAAGCCCTGGAAAAACAGCGGGCTGAACGGGACGAGCTATTGAAGAAGTCGAACGACATTAACGCCTCGATGCGCGAGCTGGGCGTGAAACTGGCAGAATGCGAGCGGTCGCTCAAAGAGATGGAGACTTTTGAGCTGGAGATAAAGACGCTAGAGCCGCAGGCGCTCGAGCAGGATAAGCTGGATGCCGAGGCCAGGCGCCTCATGTCGGAGATCAATTCCAGGGACCACGAGCTGACCCAGCTCCGGGAGCGGATGAAGCCTCTGAAGACGGTAAAAGGCAAGATGTGCCCCGTCATGTCTGGCGTCGAATGTAAGAGCGTTACGGATTTCCAGAGCTATTATAACGCGGAGATTTCCCGTATTACGGCCCTTAAGACGGGCCTGGAAGAGAGCCTTAAAGTTGTACTGGAAGGGCAGAAAGCGCTGAAGGACCCGAAGCTATTGCTCAACACGAGAAAAGAGGCCTTGAAGAAAAAGAGCGAACGGATATCCGAGCATAAGAGGCTTCAGGCGCTGATGGCCGATAAGCAGGGAGAGCAGGTTAAGCTCGTACCGGGCTTAAGCGCTTTCGCTGCGCTCGAAAGCCGGCTCAAGGCCGTCAACGACGAGCTGCGCAGGCTCAAGCCCGCCTGCGACGAGTATCAGCAGAATATCCGGATAGCCGGCCTGGCTACGGAGCGCCAAAAGGAGCTTGATTCGGCGGCAGGCGCACTCGAGAATAAGGAGGCCGAGCTGAAAGCGATCGAAAACGCCCTACAGGAGACAAAGGCAGGCTATGACACAGACGCTCATGCCTCCGCCAGATCGTCTTGTGAAAAGCTCAGGGCGGAGCTTGCTTCCCTGGGAGCGAAGATCGAGGCGGCCGGTAGCCGCATCGGGGCCATAAATAAAGAGCTGGGAGCGATCGAAGAAAGCCTGAAAAAGATGGCGTCCATGAAGGAAAAGCGCACGTCCGAGATCGATTATCTGGCTTTCGTCGAAAGGGCACGCGAAATTATACGCATGGCCGGCCCTGAGGTCATCCGCGTCTACATCGACCTGATCTCGAAGGAAGCGACCGACATGTACTGCGAGATAGCGGGCGACCGGCGCTTTGAGATCCGGTGGACTGCGGACTATGACATTCTTTTGATCGAGGACGGCCGGGAGAGGACCTTCAGGCAGCTGTCGGGCGGCGAACAGATGAGCGCGGCCCTGGCTGTCCGGCTGGCCGTGCTGAAGATCCTTACGAGCAGTGAAATCGTTTTCCTTGACGAGCCGACGCAGAACCTGGACGAAAGCCGCCGCGAACATTTAGCCGAGGAGATCATGCGCATCAAGGACTTCCGGCAGATGATCATCATCTCCCATGACGATACGTTCAACGCCAGCCTGGAGAATGTCATAGAAATAGAAAAGCTGAACGGCGAAAGCAAGGTGAGGAGGCGAAATGCTAGATCTCAGGCTACTCTCCCGTGA
- a CDS encoding DNA double-strand break repair nuclease NurA, with protein sequence MLDLRLLSRELLDRKDDILDFEQKESDVLDKYREKLPMLDTLGREANARLPLYSGSKILEEGPLFKPFKKRFVNRTEATDWALEVLRGKTIAAVDGSQVFASRRYSVPIGLTQAGLVVNKHTGTDGFSTDYKMSLITPSEFEAYKGMSAFSETPVSLRRHELECGQICKFMRSSPGNLVFLDGSLVLSFINELADETIRKKYVDAIVNVLKTSGETRTPVAAYTDMPLNKDIVTLMKKYFGLPPVTHLSDVHLIRGRLDWADRTRVFTSDRDDKGRENKSVLDLYGQYRDAVAFFYIQASGGLPSKVEFPKWAYDEGLTDRIADVVRAECIIRPGYPDIIHRAHEYTAISQDEAGQFSRILDHFAAVNQIKIYKSAKEINKRST encoded by the coding sequence ATGCTAGATCTCAGGCTACTCTCCCGTGAACTGCTGGACCGGAAGGACGACATCCTGGACTTCGAGCAGAAAGAGTCCGATGTCCTGGATAAATATCGTGAGAAGCTGCCTATGCTGGATACGCTCGGCAGGGAAGCGAACGCACGGCTTCCACTATATTCGGGAAGTAAAATTCTGGAAGAAGGCCCGCTCTTTAAGCCATTTAAAAAGAGATTCGTTAACCGTACTGAGGCTACAGACTGGGCCCTCGAAGTGTTGAGAGGTAAAACCATCGCGGCCGTCGACGGCAGCCAGGTCTTCGCCTCCCGTCGCTATTCCGTGCCCATCGGGCTGACCCAGGCCGGGCTGGTGGTCAATAAGCATACGGGCACCGACGGCTTTTCGACAGACTATAAGATGTCTCTGATTACGCCCTCAGAATTCGAGGCCTATAAAGGCATGTCGGCTTTTTCGGAAACTCCAGTGTCGCTCAGGCGCCACGAGCTCGAGTGCGGGCAGATATGCAAATTCATGCGCTCTAGCCCCGGGAACCTGGTATTTTTAGACGGCTCGCTTGTTCTCTCTTTCATCAACGAGCTGGCGGACGAGACGATACGCAAAAAGTACGTCGACGCGATCGTCAACGTCCTCAAGACTTCCGGGGAAACCAGAACGCCTGTCGCCGCCTATACCGATATGCCGCTCAACAAGGACATCGTCACGCTGATGAAGAAATATTTCGGGCTGCCGCCGGTTACTCACCTGTCCGACGTACACCTCATCCGGGGAAGGCTCGACTGGGCAGACAGGACTCGCGTTTTCACTTCAGACCGGGACGATAAAGGCCGTGAGAATAAGTCAGTCCTGGACCTGTATGGGCAATACAGGGATGCGGTCGCCTTCTTTTATATCCAGGCATCTGGCGGTCTGCCCTCGAAGGTGGAGTTCCCGAAATGGGCCTATGACGAGGGCCTGACTGACCGTATCGCCGACGTCGTGAGGGCAGAATGCATTATACGTCCGGGTTATCCGGATATCATCCACCGGGCGCACGAGTACACAGCAATCAGCCAGGACGAGGCCGGGCAGTTTAGCCGTATACTGGATCACTTCGCGGCAGTGAATCAAATAAAGATATACAAGAGCGCTAAAGAAATAAATAAAAGGAGCACTTGA
- a CDS encoding ATP-binding protein, which yields MRPIGNVQSVEENDIRFISSMKLKNGDFIAYQDRWVTPDRFILCRVKYAQSLKPYPDEFLLNSDLNPKAILEFSGIDTEDYDKYLITASIVGYFNESIGEFKHPRTMPDNGESVYLAGQELLKDVSKASAGQRGSAAIGMVLGTDVPVVLSVKDLVSQHLSIIAATGSGKSYTVGVLLEELMRPNNRAAVLVVDPHGEYSTLTALQNIKDFREEEYRPTVKVLRKENIKIKITELKLDDFMSILEMTDKMETFFARAYYALPDRADFRKAELLNEIQALRNDSNQSTIDGIVWRYESNIMSRPIFDDFQHMQLKDQFSVGQLSVLDLSGLSQKEQQLITAVLLRRLFDAREGTINQHYNEKDEKYLPYPAFVVLEEAHRFAPQNGEAKSKNILKTILSEGRKFGIGVCMVSQRPSKLDSDCLSQCMSQITMRIINPIDKNQIAASIETMSKDILDELPALAKGEAIISGVAINTPTLVKVRARLTEHGGISRDAPEEWLEYSKKTVAAKVPAAAQKQQYKLF from the coding sequence ATGAGGCCCATCGGCAACGTCCAGAGCGTCGAAGAGAACGACATCCGCTTCATCTCGTCCATGAAGCTGAAGAACGGCGACTTTATCGCCTACCAGGACCGCTGGGTCACGCCGGACCGCTTTATCCTGTGCCGCGTCAAATACGCCCAGTCGCTGAAGCCATACCCTGACGAGTTCCTGTTGAATAGTGACCTGAATCCGAAAGCGATACTCGAGTTCAGCGGCATAGATACGGAAGATTACGATAAGTACCTGATCACCGCCTCGATAGTAGGATACTTCAACGAGTCCATAGGCGAGTTCAAGCATCCCAGGACTATGCCGGACAACGGCGAATCCGTCTACCTGGCCGGCCAGGAGCTGTTGAAAGACGTCAGTAAGGCATCCGCAGGCCAGCGCGGCTCAGCGGCCATCGGGATGGTCCTCGGCACAGACGTGCCTGTTGTCTTAAGCGTTAAAGACCTGGTCAGCCAGCACCTGAGCATCATCGCGGCCACGGGAAGCGGTAAAAGCTATACCGTGGGCGTCCTGCTAGAGGAGCTCATGCGCCCGAACAACCGGGCAGCCGTGCTGGTCGTGGACCCGCATGGCGAGTACTCAACGCTTACTGCTCTCCAAAATATCAAAGACTTCCGGGAGGAGGAATACCGCCCGACGGTCAAAGTCCTGCGCAAGGAGAACATCAAGATCAAGATCACCGAGCTTAAGCTCGACGACTTCATGAGCATACTGGAAATGACGGACAAGATGGAGACTTTTTTTGCCAGGGCATACTATGCGCTGCCCGACAGGGCGGACTTCCGGAAGGCCGAACTGCTCAACGAGATCCAGGCGCTGCGCAACGACAGTAACCAGTCCACCATCGACGGCATCGTCTGGCGCTATGAGAGTAACATCATGAGCCGCCCGATCTTCGACGACTTCCAGCACATGCAGCTTAAGGACCAGTTCAGCGTGGGGCAGCTATCCGTCCTCGACCTGAGCGGCCTGTCCCAGAAGGAGCAGCAGCTTATCACGGCGGTACTGCTGCGGCGGCTGTTCGATGCGAGAGAAGGCACAATTAACCAGCATTATAATGAAAAGGATGAAAAATACCTGCCCTATCCGGCCTTTGTCGTGCTCGAAGAGGCCCACCGCTTCGCCCCGCAAAATGGCGAGGCTAAGTCTAAAAATATTCTGAAGACCATCCTGTCGGAGGGCCGGAAGTTCGGCATCGGCGTCTGCATGGTCTCCCAGCGGCCGTCCAAGCTCGATAGCGACTGCCTCTCCCAGTGCATGTCCCAGATTACAATGCGTATAATCAACCCGATCGATAAGAACCAGATCGCCGCCAGCATCGAGACCATGAGCAAGGACATCCTGGACGAGCTCCCGGCACTGGCTAAAGGCGAGGCGATCATATCAGGCGTGGCGATCAATACGCCGACGCTCGTAAAGGTCCGTGCCAGGCTCACGGAGCACGGTGGCATCAGCCGTGACGCGCCGGAAGAATGGCTGGAATACTCGAAGAAAACTGTTGCAGCTAAAGTACCTGCGGCAGCCCAGAAACAGCAATATAAGCTATTTTGA
- a CDS encoding transcription factor TFIIIC — protein sequence MSEDGLEEKALALIKTRPNGVLQSDLWKDLDIDSRKCSRVIAKLEADGKIKRTWETVKGTRTYRISYMPQKKEAPKKEVDFSMIMAAGKVAPCIGCTYECEPDYCPDLGNWIELLAREPVRPVKPILIPEVIAEPEKEMAAERPAPVKAKKGKAPVEIEEIKEKPVPPKAKKAKEPVKAPAKVAPKVPVKAPVKAVKPAKAVKPSKEVKPVKEAKKPLKAPARKVPISSKKAAKEPPAKPAARVKAEPKVKPKVTSKVILKTAAKVKSTKKK from the coding sequence TTGAGCGAGGATGGCTTAGAGGAGAAGGCGCTCGCCCTTATCAAGACCCGACCCAACGGCGTCCTCCAGAGCGACCTGTGGAAAGACCTTGATATAGATAGCCGTAAGTGTTCCCGTGTCATCGCGAAGCTGGAGGCGGACGGCAAGATAAAGCGGACCTGGGAAACGGTGAAGGGCACACGGACATACCGCATCTCATATATGCCTCAGAAGAAAGAGGCGCCGAAGAAAGAGGTCGATTTCAGCATGATCATGGCCGCTGGCAAAGTCGCGCCCTGCATCGGCTGCACATACGAGTGCGAGCCCGACTATTGCCCCGACCTCGGGAACTGGATCGAGCTGCTCGCCCGCGAGCCTGTAAGGCCCGTAAAGCCCATTCTTATCCCGGAGGTTATAGCCGAACCCGAGAAAGAAATGGCCGCGGAGAGGCCCGCCCCGGTAAAGGCAAAGAAGGGAAAAGCGCCCGTCGAAATAGAGGAAATAAAGGAAAAGCCTGTGCCGCCAAAGGCGAAAAAGGCTAAGGAGCCGGTTAAGGCACCTGCAAAGGTGGCGCCAAAGGTACCGGTAAAAGCCCCCGTAAAAGCCGTTAAGCCCGCGAAAGCCGTAAAGCCGTCTAAGGAAGTCAAGCCGGTAAAAGAAGCGAAGAAGCCCTTGAAGGCACCTGCCCGAAAGGTGCCCATTAGCTCGAAGAAAGCGGCAAAAGAGCCACCTGCAAAGCCTGCGGCCCGTGTTAAGGCTGAGCCTAAGGTAAAACCTAAGGTTACCTCAAAAGTTATACTGAAGACTGCGGCCAAGGTAAAAAGCACTAAGAAAAAATAA
- a CDS encoding LSM domain-containing protein, protein MFPNKKVQALVGQKIQVEMKGEKNILEGTLVSADDYLNLHMTDTTEIQNGQKLRTLGSVVLRGNNIILLNPVKE, encoded by the coding sequence TTGTTCCCTAACAAAAAAGTTCAGGCACTCGTAGGCCAGAAGATACAGGTGGAAATGAAAGGCGAAAAGAACATCCTGGAAGGTACTCTGGTCAGTGCCGACGATTACCTGAACCTTCACATGACCGATACGACCGAGATCCAGAATGGCCAGAAGCTAAGGACCCTGGGCTCGGTAGTCCTTAGAGGCAACAACATCATCCTGTTAAATCCCGTGAAGGAGTAA
- a CDS encoding flavodoxin domain-containing protein, protein MARPKLVVVYLSTQGNTKKMADAIAEGAEDRGVDAHSVSFYEADMAELRDASAIALGSSTFWYKMHAPMEHFIERMGKELGGQLKGKVGAAFGSYGWSGEAPADIAKMLRALGMEVVDPVLRVQFAPTEKDLEECKRLGKDIANTVKKAKRAVG, encoded by the coding sequence ATGGCCAGGCCAAAATTAGTGGTTGTTTACCTGAGTACCCAGGGTAATACGAAAAAAATGGCGGACGCGATAGCGGAAGGCGCAGAGGACCGGGGCGTGGACGCCCACTCGGTCAGCTTTTACGAGGCGGACATGGCCGAGCTCAGGGACGCCAGCGCCATTGCGCTTGGCAGCTCGACATTCTGGTACAAGATGCATGCCCCGATGGAGCACTTTATCGAGCGCATGGGCAAGGAGCTGGGCGGACAGCTCAAAGGCAAGGTCGGCGCGGCGTTCGGCTCCTACGGCTGGAGCGGCGAGGCGCCGGCGGACATCGCGAAGATGCTGCGGGCCCTGGGCATGGAGGTCGTCGACCCCGTGCTGCGCGTTCAGTTCGCCCCTACCGAGAAGGACCTGGAGGAATGCAAGCGGCTGGGCAAGGACATCGCCAACACGGTCAAAAAGGCAAAAAGAGCAGTAGGCTAA